Proteins encoded within one genomic window of Triticum aestivum cultivar Chinese Spring chromosome 2D, IWGSC CS RefSeq v2.1, whole genome shotgun sequence:
- the LOC123049216 gene encoding uncharacterized protein isoform X1 codes for MSKETFLNDMEVQPSYKCPAMDENNETLVHDENVHQQRKNTSADKGSLGQKSTSQDALYVGKTNSKQKSKENFLYDMEMQPSNKRPSKDKNKDTSIHDENVQQEKENSSANKHGGQNISKVSREGNATKHANKQQCSATNCLGADSIDVGTIVFLKSLGNPNKNVALGTLQSTNPEYKVEGVHLGNQFWAVRIDATLAKSDQLIRPLKKVNIIGHAAGLIIAWPSTFIAKIN; via the exons ATG AGCAAGGAAACATTTCTCAATGACATGGAGGTGCAACCATCATACAAATGCCCTGCTATGGATGAG AACAATGAAACTTTGGTCCATGATGAAAATGTGCACCAACAGAGGAAAAACACTAGTGCAGATAAG GGTTCTTTGGGTCAGAAGTCTACATCTCAAGATGCTCTCTATGTTGGCAAGACAAATTCAAAACAAAAA AGCAAGGAAAACTTTCTCTATGACATGGAGATGCAACCATCAAACAAACGTCCTTCTAAGGATAAG AACAAAGATACTTCTATCCATGATGAAAATGTGCAACAAGAGAAGGAAAACTCTAGTGCAAATAAG CATGGTGGCCAGAACATTAGTAAAGTCTCAAGAGAAGGTAATGCAACAAAGCATGCCAAT AAACAACAGTGCAGTGCAACAAATTGCTTGGGTGCCGACTCAATAGAT GTTGGCACTATAGTATTTTTGAAGAGCTTGGGAAATCCAAACAAGAATGTTGCTCTTGGTACACTCCAAAGCACTAACCCAGAATATAAAGTTGAGGGTGTTCATCTTGGTAATCAATTCTGGGCAGTGCGAATTGATGCTACATTAGCAAAATCAGATCAGTTGATACGACCTCTAAAAAAGGTCAACATTATTGGTCATGCAGCAGGATTAATTATCGCATGGCCATCAACCTTT ATTGCTAAGATAAATTGA
- the LOC123049216 gene encoding uncharacterized protein isoform X2: MSKETFLNDMEVQPSYKCPAMDENNETLVHDENVHQQRKNTSADKGSLGQKSTSQDALYVGKTNSKQKSKENFLYDMEMQPSNKRPSKDKNKDTSIHDENVQQEKENSSANKKQQCSATNCLGADSIDVGTIVFLKSLGNPNKNVALGTLQSTNPEYKVEGVHLGNQFWAVRIDATLAKSDQLIRPLKKVNIIGHAAGLIIAWPSTFIAKIN; encoded by the exons ATG AGCAAGGAAACATTTCTCAATGACATGGAGGTGCAACCATCATACAAATGCCCTGCTATGGATGAG AACAATGAAACTTTGGTCCATGATGAAAATGTGCACCAACAGAGGAAAAACACTAGTGCAGATAAG GGTTCTTTGGGTCAGAAGTCTACATCTCAAGATGCTCTCTATGTTGGCAAGACAAATTCAAAACAAAAA AGCAAGGAAAACTTTCTCTATGACATGGAGATGCAACCATCAAACAAACGTCCTTCTAAGGATAAG AACAAAGATACTTCTATCCATGATGAAAATGTGCAACAAGAGAAGGAAAACTCTAGTGCAAATAAG AAACAACAGTGCAGTGCAACAAATTGCTTGGGTGCCGACTCAATAGAT GTTGGCACTATAGTATTTTTGAAGAGCTTGGGAAATCCAAACAAGAATGTTGCTCTTGGTACACTCCAAAGCACTAACCCAGAATATAAAGTTGAGGGTGTTCATCTTGGTAATCAATTCTGGGCAGTGCGAATTGATGCTACATTAGCAAAATCAGATCAGTTGATACGACCTCTAAAAAAGGTCAACATTATTGGTCATGCAGCAGGATTAATTATCGCATGGCCATCAACCTTT ATTGCTAAGATAAATTGA